One window of Candidatus Portiera aleyrodidarum genomic DNA carries:
- the hisA gene encoding 1-(5-phosphoribosyl)-5-[(5-phosphoribosylamino)methylideneamino]imidazole-4-carboxamide isomerase, which yields MLIIPAIDLKDCRCVRLKQGRMYNVTDYGNPLNIIKQFIKLGIKRLHIIDLNGAVLGEPVNIYIINKIIKKYPKLIIQIGGGIRNSDTIKKYLDIGIKYVIIGTLAIKKPHIIYNICKQFGKHIILSIDSYNGYVAIDGWKKISNIKSIDLAKNFYNCGISSIIYTDISRDGMMQGLNIKNTIKLANIVNIPIIASGGLNNIFDIIYLKKYKKLFIVGTIIGRAFYEGKIDLYKSQLIINN from the coding sequence ATGTTAATAATACCTGCTATAGATTTAAAAGATTGTAGATGTGTTAGATTAAAACAAGGACGTATGTATAATGTTACAGATTATGGTAATCCTTTAAATATTATAAAACAATTTATAAAATTAGGTATAAAAAGATTACATATCATAGATTTAAATGGTGCTGTTTTAGGAGAACCAGTAAATATTTATATTATAAACAAAATTATAAAAAAATATCCTAAGTTAATTATACAAATAGGTGGTGGTATTAGAAATAGTGATACAATAAAAAAATATTTAGATATAGGTATAAAATATGTAATTATAGGCACTTTAGCAATAAAAAAACCACATATAATATATAATATATGTAAACAATTTGGTAAACATATTATTTTAAGTATAGATTCATATAATGGATATGTTGCTATTGATGGTTGGAAAAAAATATCAAATATTAAATCTATAGATTTAGCAAAAAACTTTTATAATTGTGGTATCAGTTCAATAATATATACTGATATTTCTAGAGATGGTATGATGCAAGGATTAAATATTAAAAATACAATAAAGTTAGCTAATATAGTTAATATACCAATTATTGCTTCTGGAGGATTAAATAATATTTTTGATATAATTTATTTAAAAAAATATAAAAAACTTTTTATAGTAGGTACTATTATAGGTCGTGCTTTTTATGAAGGTAAAATAGATTTATATAAATCACAATTAATTATTAATAATTAG
- the hisH gene encoding imidazole glycerol phosphate synthase subunit HisH, which produces MAIIIIDYGIGNLYSVANAIKKVTNEKVIISNNAQQIKKSNRIILPGQGAIKDCINELKKKELYWLIKDLISIKNKPVLGICIGQHLLMESSEENNSVFCMNYIPGVVKKYKGKFKIPHIGWNVVYKYNEHPIWNGIKSGARFYFVHSYYVKANLKNNIFGITEYGGIRANVITGYKSVITVQFHPEKSSFIGLKFLKNFINWLP; this is translated from the coding sequence ATGGCAATAATAATTATTGATTATGGAATTGGTAATTTATATTCAGTAGCAAATGCAATAAAAAAAGTTACTAATGAAAAGGTTATCATTAGTAATAATGCTCAACAAATTAAAAAATCTAATCGTATTATATTACCTGGTCAAGGTGCTATAAAAGATTGTATAAATGAACTTAAAAAAAAAGAATTATATTGGTTAATAAAAGATTTAATATCTATTAAAAATAAACCAGTATTAGGAATTTGTATAGGTCAACATTTATTAATGGAATCTAGTGAAGAAAATAATAGTGTATTTTGTATGAATTATATTCCAGGTGTGGTAAAAAAATATAAGGGCAAGTTTAAAATACCACATATAGGATGGAATGTTGTATATAAATATAATGAACATCCTATTTGGAATGGAATAAAAAGTGGAGCAAGATTTTATTTTGTACATAGTTATTATGTAAAAGCAAATTTGAAAAATAATATTTTTGGTATTACTGAATATGGTGGTATACGTGCTAATGTTATTACTGGTTATAAGTCAGTTATAACGGTTCAATTTCATCCTGAAAAAAGTTCGTTTATAGGACTTAAATTTTTAAAAAATTTTATTAATTGGTTACCTTAA
- a CDS encoding imidazoleglycerol-phosphate dehydratase, which produces MSFYNKQLKKYRTASIYRETNETKIRVYINLDGQGKLNINCGIEFLEHMLDQLTTNGQIDITIKTKVYSPIENHHTIEDIGIAMGKAFKKALGNKIGIKRYGLAYIPMDESLSRVVIDFSGRPSLHMTNLGKFDLFREFFHGWVNNSNSTLHIDNVKGFNSHHQIESIFKAFGVAIRIAISLDKRIKNKLYSTKGIL; this is translated from the coding sequence ATGTCGTTTTATAATAAACAATTAAAAAAATATCGTACTGCTAGTATATATCGAGAAACAAATGAAACTAAAATTAGGGTTTATATAAATTTAGATGGTCAAGGTAAATTAAATATTAATTGTGGAATAGAATTCTTAGAACATATGCTTGATCAATTAACTACTAATGGACAAATAGATATTACTATAAAAACAAAAGTATATTCACCTATTGAAAATCATCATACTATAGAAGATATAGGTATAGCTATGGGTAAAGCTTTTAAAAAAGCTTTAGGAAATAAAATTGGAATAAAAAGGTATGGTTTGGCTTATATACCTATGGATGAATCTTTATCACGTGTAGTTATTGATTTTTCTGGTAGGCCATCATTACATATGACTAATTTAGGTAAGTTTGATCTTTTTAGAGAATTTTTCCACGGGTGGGTTAATAATTCCAATAGTACATTACATATTGATAATGTAAAAGGATTTAATTCACATCATCAAATTGAAAGTATATTTAAAGCTTTTGGTGTTGCTATACGTATAGCCATATCATTAGATAAACGTATAAAAAATAAATTATATTCTACTAAAGGTATTTTATAA